In Bacillus sp. 2205SS5-2, the genomic stretch AAGATAAAGGACATAGAACACTGTATTGCACCCGGAGCTGTGAATAAAAACACTTTAGATTTAGATAGATTCAATGAAGAGCCAATTTTTATCGTAGAACTTGATGAAAGAGTATTCATGTCACGTCCACCATATATCATAATTGATGGAAACCATCGTTTAGCATGTCAATCGCTTAGAGGAAATAAGGAAATTAGAGGATATTTACTTTCTAAAGATATTCAACATGAAGCCTTCTTAGGTGAACTAGATTTAAAACTTTACCAAATTCAATGTAATATTCATATCATAATGGACTATCTATTCAGTCATATTTCAAAAAATGAAATGAAAAGGACATTGATTCCAATAGAATAATCTTCACATTGGTCGTCTGTAATTTGCAGGCGATTTTTTATTTACTACTCATGGGAGTGAACCTTGTGAAAATACCATTGATATCTAGACTTTTTCAATCAAGAGATGGACCAAAGAACAGCTTTTTAGGAAGTACTTACAGTATTTTCTTTGGCAGTACGACAAGTGGAAAAACAGTTAATGAAAGAACAGCAATGCAGACCACTGCAGTCTATGCTTGTGTCCGGATCCTTGCAGAAACCATTGCAAGTCTTCCGCTACATCTATACAGATACACTGACAATGGTAAGGAAAAAGCAGTGGAAAACAGTTTATATTATAAGCTCCATGATGAGCCAAATGCCGAGATGACTTCGTTTGTGTTTAGAGAAACACTGATGAGTCATCTTTTATTATGGGGAAATGCCTATGCACAGATTATCCGGGATGGAAGAGGCAATGTGCTTTCTCTTTACCCTCTACTGCCTGATCGGATGACAGTTGATAGAACATCTACTGGTGAACTTTTTTATGAATACAGAAAAGACACAGGCTCGGTAATCCTTCGGAGTGAAGAGGTTCTTCATATTCCAGGGCTTGGTTTTGATGGTCTTGTGGGGTATTCACCGATTGCAATGGCTAAAAATGCGATTGGAATGGCCCTTGCAACCGAAGAATATGGGGCTAGGTTTTTTGCAAATGGCGCTAATCCAGGTGGTGTTTTAGAACATCCTGGTGTGGTTAAGGATCCTGCGAAAATTCGAGAAAGCTGGAATGCAGTCTACCAAGGAAGTGGCAATGCCCATCGTATTGCAGTCCTTGAAGAAGGCATGAAATTTCAAAGCATCGGCATTCCACCAGAACAAGCTCAATTTCTAGAAACGAGGAAGTTTCAAACGGAAGAGATTTGTAGAATCTTTCGAGTCCCACCCCATTTAGTGGCAAACCTTGATAAAGCGACTTTTAGTAATATTGAACATCAGTCTATTAGCTTTATCGATAATACCATTATGCCTTGGGTGACAAGAATTGAGCAGTCTATGAAGAAGGCTCTGTTAAGTGAAACCGATAAGAAAGAGTACTTTATCAAGTTTAATCTGAATGGACGACTCCGAGGAGATGCAGGTTCAAGAGCTCAATTCTATCAAATCATGCGACAAAATGGGGTCATGTCTGCCAATGACATTCGAGAACTTGAAGAAATGAACATGATTCCTGAAGAGCAAGGTGGAGATAAATATTTAGTCAACGGAAATTTTGTTGATATGTCAAACGCAGGAGCATGGACAGAAAAATACAAGGAGGGATAAGCCTTGAAAAAGAAATTTTGGAATTGGGTCAAAAACGAGGAAGGCAGGACACTTTTTCTTGATGGAGTGATTGCTGAAGATTCGTGGTTTGGTGATGAAGTGACACCCAAACAATTTAAATCCGAACTAATCAATGATGGTGGAGACATAACGGTTTGGATCAACTCACCAGGTGGCGACGTATTTGCAGCGAGTCAAATTTATAACATGCTTATGGATTACAAAGGAGATGTAACTGTAAAGATTGATGGAATAGCCGCTAGTGCTGCCTCAGTCATTGCGATGGCAGGTGGGGAAGTTCATATGTCACCCGTCTCTATGATGATGATCCATAATCCGATGACCATTGCTTTTGGCGATACAGCTGAAATGAAAAAGGCGATCCAGATGCTGAGTGAAGTAAAAGAAAGTATTATCAACGCTTATGAACTGAAGACAGGTCTTTCCAGGACTAAGCTCTCACACATGATGGATGATGAAAGCTGGTTTAATTCCAAAAAAGCGGTGGAGCTTGGTTTTGCTGATGCAATTATGTTCCAAGAAGGAAGTAATCAAGACTCATCCGATGAAGGGATTATTTATAACAAGATGGCAGTTGTGAATTCCTTTTTACACAAACTGCCACAGAAGAAAACAGGAACAGACATCACCATATTGGACAAGAGGCTAGACCTCTTGAAATTTTAAGGAGGAGATTTGAATGAGTAAAGTATTAGAACTACGTGAAAAACGAGCAAAAGTATGGGAGAAAACGAAGGCATTTCTTGATTCAAAAAGAGGGGAAGACGGAATTCTTTCCGCTGAAGATACCTCTACCTATGAGAAGATGGAAGCAGAAGTTGTTAATCTTGGTAAGGAAATCGATCGATTGGAAAGACAACAGGCCATTGACCTAGAACTATCCAAGCCGGTTAACCAACCAATTACATCAAAACCAACGGGTGTTGAGGGGCAAAAAGCTGGACGAGCTACGGATGAATACAGAGAATCGTTCTGGAAAGCAAT encodes the following:
- a CDS encoding phage portal protein → MPLISRLFQSRDGPKNSFLGSTYSIFFGSTTSGKTVNERTAMQTTAVYACVRILAETIASLPLHLYRYTDNGKEKAVENSLYYKLHDEPNAEMTSFVFRETLMSHLLLWGNAYAQIIRDGRGNVLSLYPLLPDRMTVDRTSTGELFYEYRKDTGSVILRSEEVLHIPGLGFDGLVGYSPIAMAKNAIGMALATEEYGARFFANGANPGGVLEHPGVVKDPAKIRESWNAVYQGSGNAHRIAVLEEGMKFQSIGIPPEQAQFLETRKFQTEEICRIFRVPPHLVANLDKATFSNIEHQSISFIDNTIMPWVTRIEQSMKKALLSETDKKEYFIKFNLNGRLRGDAGSRAQFYQIMRQNGVMSANDIRELEEMNMIPEEQGGDKYLVNGNFVDMSNAGAWTEKYKEG
- a CDS encoding head maturation protease, ClpP-related — protein: MKKKFWNWVKNEEGRTLFLDGVIAEDSWFGDEVTPKQFKSELINDGGDITVWINSPGGDVFAASQIYNMLMDYKGDVTVKIDGIAASAASVIAMAGGEVHMSPVSMMMIHNPMTIAFGDTAEMKKAIQMLSEVKESIINAYELKTGLSRTKLSHMMDDESWFNSKKAVELGFADAIMFQEGSNQDSSDEGIIYNKMAVVNSFLHKLPQKKTGTDITILDKRLDLLKF